The proteins below are encoded in one region of Ricinus communis isolate WT05 ecotype wild-type chromosome 6, ASM1957865v1, whole genome shotgun sequence:
- the LOC8285401 gene encoding RING-H2 finger protein ATL70, whose amino-acid sequence MNATAADSIHGLKGGIGTIFGVSIGAFSMISILIFAAYFCTGKRVSQRPDPGPSVSSDDDDDAHQGSITIEVGLDEATLKTYPKIIFSQAKSEILQKGAGSESIASSCCCSICLAEYSDSDVLRLLPDCDHLFHVQCVDPWLMLHPTCPICRKAPAATITATALSAEMAPRANWQPIFVPWFVQLMH is encoded by the coding sequence atgaacGCCACCGCAGCAGACTCCATACACGGTCTGAAAGGAGGAATTGGAACCATTTTTGGAGTTTCAATTGGAGCTTTTTCCATGATATCAATCTTAATTTTTGCTGCCTATTTCTGCACAGGCAAAAGGGTATCACAGCGACCGGACCCAGGCCCTTCTGTTTCCAGTGATGACGATGATGATGCTCATCAAGGCTCTATCACCATTGAAGTGGGCCTTGATGAAGCCACTCTCAAAACCTATCCTAAAATCATTTTCTCACAAGCTAAATCAGAAATTCTTCAAAAGGGAGCTGGTTCTGAGTCAATTGCTTCTTCTTGTTGTTGTTCAATATGCTTGGCAGAGTATAGTGATAGTGATGTGTTGCGTTTGCTGCCTGACTGTGATCATCTCTTTCATGTACAATGTGTTGATCCATGGCTGATGCTGCATCCTACCTGCCCAATATGTCGAAAGGCACCGGCGGCGACTATTACTGCTACTGCTCTTTCAGCGGAGATGGCTCCAAGGGCTAATTGGCAACCCATCTTTGTTCCATGGTTTGTACAACTAATGCACTAA